The Pyrococcus horikoshii OT3 genome includes a window with the following:
- the iorA gene encoding indolepyruvate ferredoxin oxidoreductase subunit alpha, with protein sequence MGGIKVKRLLMGNEAIAYGALEAGVSFATGYPGTPSTEVIETIARLKPEVFAEWAPNEKVALEEAAGASYAGIRSLVTMKCVGLNVAADPLMSLAYSGVEGGLVVLVADDPGPHTSQTEQDDRYYGKISLLPVLEPYDPQEAHDLIKYAYELSEKYKVPIIFRTTTRVNHTTADVEVGEFKDLNRIPKFKKDIERYVRASMEGNRKRHKWLNETLKKIEEEFNNLDYNWIEGDGKIGIIVEGAPYNYVKEVLPSIEGDFKILKLSTPHPLPRKIVINFLKSVEKALVIEEGAPFLEEEIKVVAYEEGLRVPIYGKRTGYLPLEGELTPRLVKNAILKLLGKEGEEVSLPKEVEEAERLAPKRPPVMCPGCPHRGSYRALLDALRELGYGKFDIPIHGDIGCYALSLLPPLEAIWTEFVMGASISLANGQSVVMGKKIVATIGDSTFFHNGIQPLIDAVYKDLDVLVIILDNRTTAMTGHQPHPGTGGSETGRKFREIDIEALVKGIGVKYVKTVDPYDLKATKEAIKEAMKVKGPAVIIARRECVIPVIRRGETREPPIVIEDKCTGCKACILLSGCPALIYDPETRKVRIDELICTGCGICNQLCPFDAIKFREELQ encoded by the coding sequence ATGGGAGGGATAAAAGTGAAGAGGCTCTTAATGGGTAACGAAGCTATAGCCTATGGGGCCTTAGAAGCTGGAGTTTCTTTTGCTACTGGTTATCCTGGAACACCCTCTACAGAAGTTATTGAAACTATCGCAAGGTTAAAACCAGAAGTCTTTGCTGAATGGGCACCTAATGAAAAGGTAGCGCTTGAAGAAGCTGCGGGGGCATCGTATGCTGGCATAAGGAGCTTGGTTACCATGAAGTGCGTTGGGCTAAACGTGGCCGCTGACCCTCTGATGAGCCTAGCTTACTCTGGTGTTGAGGGAGGTTTGGTAGTTTTAGTTGCAGATGACCCTGGGCCTCATACAAGTCAAACTGAGCAGGATGACAGATATTATGGGAAGATATCACTACTTCCAGTTTTGGAACCTTATGATCCTCAAGAAGCCCATGATTTGATAAAGTACGCCTATGAACTTAGCGAAAAGTACAAAGTTCCCATTATATTTAGAACCACTACCAGGGTTAACCACACAACGGCCGACGTTGAGGTTGGAGAATTTAAGGATCTAAACAGGATCCCAAAGTTCAAGAAGGATATAGAAAGATACGTGAGAGCTAGTATGGAGGGAAATAGGAAGAGGCATAAGTGGCTAAACGAAACGTTGAAAAAGATAGAGGAGGAGTTCAACAATTTAGACTACAATTGGATAGAAGGTGACGGTAAGATAGGGATAATCGTCGAGGGAGCTCCCTACAACTACGTTAAGGAGGTTCTACCATCAATTGAAGGAGATTTCAAGATACTCAAGCTCTCGACTCCTCATCCACTTCCCAGGAAGATAGTTATTAATTTCCTTAAATCCGTGGAGAAAGCCCTTGTTATCGAAGAAGGGGCCCCATTCTTGGAGGAGGAAATAAAGGTTGTAGCATATGAAGAGGGGCTAAGAGTCCCTATCTATGGGAAGAGAACTGGATATCTACCCCTTGAAGGCGAGCTAACCCCAAGGCTAGTTAAGAATGCTATACTCAAGCTCCTAGGTAAAGAAGGGGAAGAAGTTTCTCTACCAAAAGAAGTTGAGGAAGCTGAACGCTTAGCTCCCAAGAGGCCTCCAGTAATGTGTCCAGGTTGTCCGCACAGAGGGAGCTATAGGGCTCTACTGGATGCACTAAGAGAACTGGGCTACGGAAAGTTTGATATTCCAATTCACGGCGACATTGGTTGTTACGCCCTCTCGCTTTTACCACCATTGGAAGCCATCTGGACGGAGTTCGTGATGGGTGCAAGTATAAGCTTAGCCAATGGACAGAGCGTCGTCATGGGTAAGAAGATAGTTGCAACAATTGGGGATTCAACATTCTTCCATAATGGAATACAACCCTTAATCGATGCTGTTTACAAGGATCTTGACGTCCTAGTTATAATCCTCGATAATAGGACAACCGCAATGACGGGACACCAGCCTCACCCAGGAACTGGAGGTAGCGAGACGGGAAGAAAGTTCAGGGAGATCGATATAGAAGCCCTCGTAAAGGGAATAGGTGTAAAGTACGTGAAGACCGTTGATCCCTATGACCTTAAAGCAACGAAGGAAGCGATAAAAGAAGCTATGAAAGTTAAAGGTCCCGCAGTTATAATAGCCAGGCGCGAGTGTGTAATTCCAGTAATAAGGCGTGGCGAAACCAGGGAACCTCCAATAGTAATTGAAGACAAATGTACAGGGTGTAAAGCATGTATACTGCTCTCAGGATGTCCAGCCTTAATTTACGACCCAGAAACCAGGAAAGTTAGGATAGATGAGCTAATATGTACCGGCTGTGGAATCTGCAACCAACTCTGTCCTTTCGATGCTATAAAGTTTAGAGAAGAGCTTCAGTGA
- a CDS encoding amidohydrolase, with protein MIDSMKALINGTIYTSFNPLKKVSGLVISHGKVIYAGDSEVAKKIVELSGGEIVDLKGKYVMPAFFDSHLHLDELGMSLEMVDLRGAKSIEELIQRLKRGKGRIIFGFGWDQDELGEWPTRKELNAIDKPVFIYRKCFHVAVANDKMLELLNLTPSKDFDEDTGIIKEKSLEEARKVINERVLTVEDYVYYIKRAQEHLLDLGVKSVSFMSVNEKALRALFYLEREGKLSINVFAYVTPEVLDKLESIGLGRFQGNRLTIAGVKLFTDGSLGARTALLSKPYSDDPSTSGQLVMEREELIRITEKARSLGLDVAIHAIGDKALDVALDVFETTGFPGRIEHASLVRDDQLERVKNLKVRLSVQPHFIISDWWIVERVGEERVKWVYRFKDLMKVAELGFSTDSPIEPADPWLTVDAAVNRGKGKVKLYELTKDQALDIKDALHSYTYGSARVSLASDIGKLEPGFKAEYIILDRDPLVVK; from the coding sequence GTGATAGATAGCATGAAGGCCCTTATCAACGGAACGATATATACGTCATTTAACCCTTTAAAGAAGGTTTCTGGACTCGTGATCTCCCATGGAAAGGTAATCTATGCCGGAGATTCTGAAGTCGCGAAGAAGATCGTGGAACTTTCTGGAGGAGAGATCGTTGATTTAAAGGGAAAGTACGTAATGCCGGCATTTTTTGATTCACATCTTCACCTGGATGAGCTTGGAATGAGCTTAGAAATGGTTGATCTAAGAGGAGCGAAATCCATTGAAGAACTAATTCAGAGGCTAAAAAGGGGAAAAGGAAGGATAATATTTGGCTTCGGCTGGGATCAGGATGAGCTTGGAGAGTGGCCCACGAGGAAAGAGTTAAATGCAATAGATAAACCAGTTTTCATTTATAGGAAGTGCTTCCACGTTGCAGTGGCTAATGATAAGATGCTTGAGCTACTCAACTTAACTCCCTCTAAGGATTTCGATGAGGATACTGGAATAATAAAGGAGAAGTCTCTCGAGGAGGCTAGGAAAGTTATCAACGAGAGAGTATTAACGGTTGAAGATTATGTTTATTACATAAAAAGGGCCCAGGAGCATCTGTTGGATTTAGGTGTCAAATCCGTAAGCTTTATGAGCGTTAACGAAAAGGCCCTAAGAGCTTTATTCTACCTGGAGAGGGAAGGTAAGCTTAGCATAAACGTTTTTGCCTATGTAACTCCCGAAGTTCTCGATAAATTGGAATCCATAGGACTAGGAAGATTCCAAGGAAACAGGTTAACTATAGCTGGCGTTAAGCTATTCACCGATGGGAGTCTCGGGGCTAGAACAGCGTTACTCAGCAAACCTTATAGCGATGATCCCTCAACAAGTGGGCAACTCGTTATGGAAAGGGAAGAGCTCATAAGAATAACAGAGAAGGCCAGATCTCTAGGCTTGGACGTAGCTATCCATGCGATAGGGGATAAAGCCCTGGATGTGGCCTTAGATGTCTTTGAAACTACTGGATTCCCTGGGAGAATAGAGCATGCCTCCCTAGTTAGGGATGATCAGCTAGAGAGGGTAAAGAATCTCAAGGTACGGCTTTCAGTTCAGCCCCATTTCATAATAAGTGACTGGTGGATCGTGGAGAGGGTTGGGGAAGAGAGAGTGAAGTGGGTCTACAGGTTTAAAGATTTAATGAAAGTTGCGGAGCTCGGCTTTAGTACAGACTCCCCAATAGAACCTGCGGATCCCTGGCTAACGGTGGATGCAGCGGTAAATAGAGGAAAAGGAAAAGTTAAGTTGTACGAGCTAACGAAGGATCAAGCATTAGACATTAAGGATGCTCTTCACTCCTATACTTATGGTTCCGCTAGGGTTTCATTGGCCAGTGATATAGGAAAGCTAGAACCTGGGTTTAAGGCCGAGTACATAATCCTCGACAGAGATCCTTTGGTGGTTAAATGA
- a CDS encoding transporter, whose translation MRKTYYFFFISIWTLTFIPYIITRKSPPGYIIGGDTLVHAAIARGILLGRNPFLDQTYNVPPNWYPFLYHMIVAGVAKGFSISIEKSMLVLQLILSLLMILVMSLVAGKLWGEEAEIVSMALSLLMLPYHRYPNPKELAPIFGIISLFYLSRRRYIMSGILVGLALWTHYAVAFPLLLFFLTLGLKDRRYILSLIISLIIFSPFVVNILLHSEFLFPQVEDIYAFWVNDTVKRKLLSVLPPVYLAPLVALAGIKGYKRREREVLLLIAFVFVIIIARLSPETLKPFGIKLWSSRFTYLLPYVYVLLSAYGMLNFAKSKLGKFILFFLIPILAVVNFSASIAEDPFLKVSTLDLKEYFPQEHFVEVAEWVKKNIERDDTIAAGEEMSMMINALTGRPVVATMYGHGNTFLNNTRRRKDLEILFLGNCNEKKGIVRKYKVRYIILDPPTTAKDMECLGIVYKIGNVSILKVKSSFKEGFENGMHHEEEESTITLAFVYRFYRKFFSYLW comes from the coding sequence ATGAGGAAAACATATTACTTTTTCTTCATATCTATTTGGACGTTGACATTCATTCCTTATATTATAACTAGAAAAAGCCCTCCAGGATATATAATTGGCGGTGATACCCTCGTTCATGCTGCGATAGCAAGGGGAATTTTACTTGGAAGAAATCCCTTTCTTGATCAAACTTATAACGTTCCTCCGAACTGGTATCCCTTCCTTTATCACATGATTGTTGCCGGAGTTGCAAAGGGATTTAGCATTAGCATTGAGAAGAGTATGCTCGTGCTACAGCTAATACTCTCACTTTTAATGATACTAGTCATGTCACTAGTAGCTGGAAAGCTTTGGGGTGAGGAAGCTGAAATAGTTTCAATGGCCCTTTCCCTGTTAATGCTACCGTACCATAGGTATCCAAATCCAAAGGAGCTAGCCCCAATTTTTGGCATTATTTCCCTCTTTTATTTGAGTAGAAGGAGATACATAATGTCTGGAATTCTTGTAGGTTTGGCTTTGTGGACGCACTATGCTGTCGCTTTTCCCTTGCTCTTATTCTTTTTGACGTTAGGACTAAAGGATAGGAGGTATATTCTCTCACTGATAATCTCACTAATTATCTTTTCTCCCTTCGTTGTTAACATCCTCCTGCATTCGGAATTTTTGTTTCCCCAGGTAGAGGATATATACGCTTTCTGGGTCAATGATACCGTTAAGAGGAAATTGTTAAGTGTTCTCCCTCCAGTTTACTTAGCCCCCCTAGTAGCCTTAGCAGGTATAAAAGGTTATAAGCGAAGGGAAAGAGAAGTGCTGCTATTAATAGCTTTTGTTTTTGTTATAATTATAGCGAGATTATCTCCAGAGACTCTAAAACCGTTTGGCATTAAACTCTGGTCGTCTAGGTTTACCTATTTGCTACCATACGTATACGTCTTACTCTCAGCGTACGGGATGTTAAACTTCGCAAAAAGTAAGTTAGGAAAGTTTATTCTGTTCTTCCTTATTCCAATTTTAGCTGTTGTCAACTTTTCGGCTTCGATAGCTGAGGATCCCTTCCTTAAGGTATCTACCCTGGATCTTAAGGAGTACTTCCCCCAGGAGCACTTTGTTGAAGTTGCAGAATGGGTAAAAAAGAATATTGAGAGAGATGATACCATAGCCGCTGGAGAGGAAATGAGCATGATGATAAATGCCCTCACTGGAAGGCCCGTGGTCGCAACGATGTATGGGCATGGAAATACCTTTTTAAACAATACTAGAAGGAGAAAAGACCTTGAAATTTTATTCCTAGGAAATTGTAATGAGAAGAAAGGAATCGTGAGGAAATATAAAGTAAGATATATAATCCTAGACCCTCCAACGACGGCTAAGGATATGGAGTGCTTAGGTATTGTTTACAAAATTGGAAATGTAAGCATATTGAAAGTGAAGAGCTCGTTCAAAGAAGGATTTGAAAATGGGATGCACCATGAAGAGGAAGAAAGCACAATTACTTTGGCTTTTGTTTATCGCTTTTATCGTAAATTTTTCAGTTATCTATGGTAG
- a CDS encoding glycosyltransferase family 39 protein, with protein sequence MIRGIYLGRNPFLDQHYNVPPNWYPFLYHALIAFLARLTHISIWSLMIWTPLIFALIMVFAWYKLGEELDKDYGGLLFGSLAFLALKSQLFPNPKELIPIFLPLFYLEYYRYFRDRENRHLLYSGLLLGLMMWSHYGAALPVLAGTIAYALIELKRNPKLMIPPFLSLAVFSPFIVNVLLHIHPGSTMIVEGKWLSALSWSSALHRIASPSWTLPIVTIAFLSLRKRNLEFWNFLIVVIISMIGINVTPTIVYDLGGPAVFPSRFGIPLSYTYLILCGFGIDFLIKALKIPRKQILSLTFSFLLIIYGSWSFIACNYHNFSSKYTYKNFEDLAGNYTKGLVKVSEWIRENTERDAYLIGYPYTLEWIAGFTGRPVVAVSYGHGNPFLDMEQRRKDIEEFFTNPEKREEIIKKYNIKYIILDPYTKRSFNVTIDDFGDNFRIVFQWGEFYILEKNIK encoded by the coding sequence ATGATCCGGGGAATTTACCTCGGAAGAAATCCATTTTTAGATCAGCACTATAACGTTCCCCCTAACTGGTATCCCTTCTTATATCATGCTTTGATAGCTTTTTTGGCGAGGTTAACGCATATTTCCATCTGGAGCTTAATGATTTGGACGCCACTTATTTTTGCGTTAATAATGGTTTTTGCATGGTATAAACTTGGAGAGGAACTCGATAAAGATTATGGAGGGCTCTTATTTGGTTCACTAGCCTTTTTGGCATTAAAATCGCAACTTTTTCCAAATCCTAAGGAACTCATTCCAATTTTTCTCCCCCTATTCTATCTCGAATACTATAGGTATTTCAGAGATAGGGAAAATAGACATCTCCTATACTCTGGCCTACTTCTTGGGCTCATGATGTGGAGTCACTATGGGGCAGCTTTACCCGTTTTAGCGGGAACTATTGCATATGCTCTAATAGAGCTCAAGAGAAACCCAAAATTAATGATCCCTCCTTTCTTATCCCTTGCAGTATTTTCCCCCTTCATAGTCAATGTTCTACTTCACATTCACCCAGGAAGCACAATGATTGTAGAAGGAAAATGGCTTTCTGCACTTTCATGGAGCTCCGCTCTTCATAGGATTGCTTCTCCGAGTTGGACTCTACCGATCGTTACGATAGCGTTTTTGTCTCTAAGAAAGAGAAATCTTGAATTTTGGAACTTTTTAATAGTGGTAATAATTTCAATGATAGGGATAAACGTTACCCCCACTATTGTATATGACCTTGGAGGGCCTGCAGTGTTCCCTTCTCGTTTTGGAATACCCTTGTCTTATACCTATCTTATCCTTTGTGGGTTTGGAATTGATTTTCTCATTAAAGCCTTAAAAATACCTAGAAAGCAAATCTTAAGCTTAACTTTTAGCTTCCTTTTAATTATATATGGGTCCTGGAGTTTTATAGCCTGTAACTATCATAATTTTAGTTCTAAGTACACGTATAAAAACTTCGAAGATCTTGCTGGTAATTATACCAAAGGGCTTGTAAAGGTTTCAGAATGGATACGAGAAAATACCGAAAGGGATGCTTATCTTATTGGATATCCCTATACTTTAGAATGGATTGCAGGTTTCACAGGGAGGCCCGTTGTTGCAGTAAGTTATGGTCATGGAAACCCTTTCCTAGATATGGAGCAGAGAAGAAAAGACATTGAGGAATTTTTCACAAATCCAGAAAAGAGGGAAGAAATCATCAAAAAGTATAATATAAAGTACATAATTCTGGATCCCTATACTAAGAGGAGTTTTAACGTTACAATTGATGATTTTGGTGATAATTTTAGGATTGTATTTCAATGGGGAGAATTTTATATTTTGGAGAAAAACATTAAGTAA
- a CDS encoding DUF2079 domain-containing protein, with product MREIRIPKALTLLFIVYMVVFGSYSVLKCLTFRIQAYDTGIYMQSLWTAAEGKLFYNTPEAQGLGWELPSSSHFGVHFQPILFFLIPIYKLFPYPETLLLLETLAMAIAIFPLYALAYEILNDERKSLLISLLYLMNPAIHGINRYDFHPVAFAIPPIFLLMYYWVKGEYKKGFLISILVLLVKEDAGLILISLGIAFTLQNIANVNFLGIIKRNIKNINLMLLGMLWITLSVFVIIPFFGKHSYSYHFYSLQVHFPNLALWMITINLMAFAFLPLLKPKLLLATLPLWLELILSPMYGMVKIGYHYPYMLVPMLALISIYALKEVNISSKIILGISLSSMVLFSPLINLSNSPDVAGARYHQLVKDYIENKEKYKCLLQEIQKYKDFKGKLVVQDRIFPYLASNENVYLLRGVNIEDSDIILFYPGFQDLYSKYYAPIIRDLNKAIFLCSNS from the coding sequence ATGAGAGAGATAAGAATCCCTAAGGCATTGACCTTGCTGTTTATAGTTTATATGGTAGTGTTTGGGAGTTATTCTGTTCTAAAATGTTTGACATTTAGGATACAAGCTTATGATACTGGAATTTACATGCAGAGTCTCTGGACAGCTGCTGAAGGAAAGTTATTCTATAATACTCCTGAAGCCCAAGGGCTTGGATGGGAGCTTCCTTCATCGAGTCATTTTGGTGTTCATTTCCAACCAATCTTATTTTTCCTAATCCCAATATACAAGCTCTTCCCATATCCAGAAACCCTGCTCTTGCTAGAGACCCTTGCAATGGCAATTGCCATCTTCCCCTTGTATGCCCTTGCTTACGAGATTTTGAATGACGAAAGAAAGTCTCTTTTAATTTCTTTACTTTACTTAATGAACCCTGCAATCCACGGGATTAATAGATACGATTTCCATCCAGTAGCTTTTGCTATCCCACCTATTTTCCTGCTTATGTATTATTGGGTTAAAGGAGAGTACAAAAAGGGATTTCTAATTTCAATTCTCGTTCTCCTGGTAAAAGAAGATGCTGGACTCATATTAATTTCCCTTGGAATAGCTTTCACTCTTCAGAATATCGCTAACGTTAACTTTTTAGGAATAATAAAAAGGAACATCAAGAACATTAACTTAATGCTCCTCGGAATGTTGTGGATTACACTTTCTGTCTTTGTTATAATACCTTTCTTTGGCAAACACAGTTACAGTTATCACTTTTATTCTCTCCAAGTGCACTTTCCCAACCTTGCATTGTGGATGATTACAATTAACTTGATGGCTTTTGCCTTCTTGCCACTACTAAAACCGAAATTACTACTTGCAACTCTACCCCTTTGGTTAGAGCTAATACTTTCACCAATGTATGGAATGGTGAAGATAGGATATCACTACCCTTACATGCTAGTTCCAATGTTAGCCCTCATTTCAATTTACGCCTTGAAAGAAGTCAACATTTCTTCGAAAATTATTTTGGGGATAAGTCTTTCGTCTATGGTGCTGTTCTCGCCACTTATTAATTTAAGTAATTCTCCAGATGTGGCAGGTGCTCGCTATCACCAACTTGTCAAAGATTACATTGAAAACAAGGAGAAATACAAATGCCTTCTGCAGGAGATACAGAAGTATAAGGACTTTAAGGGAAAGTTAGTTGTCCAGGATAGAATATTCCCATACTTAGCAAGTAATGAGAACGTATACTTACTTAGGGGTGTTAATATTGAGGATTCCGATATAATCCTATTCTATCCAGGATTTCAAGACTTATACTCTAAATACTATGCTCCAATAATACGAGATCTCAACAAGGCAATATTTCTCTGCTCTAACTCTTAG
- the mtnP gene encoding S-methyl-5'-thioadenosine phosphorylase gives MVRVAVIGGSGVYDFPAENKRELTVETPYGKVNLTIGHVAGEEVAFLARHGKGHSVPPHKVNYRANIWALHELGVERIVATSAVGSLNPNMRPGDFVILDQLIDFTVSRPRTFYDGEESPHDRKFVAHVDFTEPYCPEIRRALITAAKDLSLPYHPKGTYVCTEGPRFETAAEIRAYRILGGDVVGMTQCPEAALARELEMCYATVAIVTNYAAGISGKKLTHAEVVELMNKKTREITALITKAIPLIPKERNCPCKDALKGATG, from the coding sequence ATGGTTAGGGTTGCAGTTATAGGAGGTTCCGGTGTTTATGACTTCCCAGCCGAGAATAAGAGAGAATTAACCGTTGAAACTCCTTACGGGAAAGTCAACTTAACAATTGGCCATGTTGCTGGGGAAGAGGTTGCGTTTCTTGCAAGACATGGAAAAGGACATTCAGTACCTCCTCACAAGGTAAACTATAGAGCAAATATATGGGCTCTTCATGAGCTTGGAGTTGAAAGGATTGTAGCAACTTCGGCTGTAGGGTCTTTAAATCCAAACATGAGACCAGGAGATTTTGTGATCTTAGATCAACTAATAGACTTCACCGTTTCTAGGCCAAGAACATTTTACGATGGAGAGGAGAGTCCTCACGATAGAAAGTTTGTTGCTCATGTTGATTTTACTGAGCCTTACTGTCCTGAGATAAGGAGGGCCCTAATTACGGCCGCAAAGGATCTATCCCTTCCATATCACCCAAAAGGAACATATGTCTGTACAGAAGGTCCAAGATTTGAAACAGCGGCAGAAATTAGGGCTTATCGTATTTTAGGTGGGGATGTCGTTGGAATGACTCAGTGCCCAGAGGCCGCTTTGGCGAGGGAGCTGGAAATGTGTTATGCAACTGTTGCTATAGTTACGAATTATGCTGCTGGTATTAGTGGGAAAAAATTAACACATGCTGAGGTCGTTGAGCTAATGAATAAAAAGACAAGAGAAATAACGGCCTTAATAACCAAGGCTATTCCCTTAATCCCCAAGGAGAGAAATTGTCCCTGTAAAGATGCCCTGAAAGGAGCTACTGGATAG
- a CDS encoding DUF257 family protein, translating to MIILQEFLKSKKFGETILVENDSPLGIEALTSYILEYAKQEKLPVLIEDILDTFPIYIKHLKLMNRELDLSSVNVMKIGGVEDIGNVVSRLKLESDPSIYISRYTAEFSRVASKENFIDMIFGVDRLFTLDDTGVLTYEILASMKQYSTRKDRLAFYFVEKKIIENIPTNPLLALEDIGTSVLMLNQERDILIIKFVKDAWSIKSKVKEIKISIEDLT from the coding sequence ATGATAATTTTACAGGAATTTCTAAAAAGTAAAAAGTTCGGAGAGACGATATTGGTTGAAAACGATTCTCCACTTGGAATTGAGGCTTTGACATCTTATATCCTTGAATATGCTAAGCAGGAGAAACTTCCAGTTCTCATAGAAGATATTTTAGACACGTTTCCCATATATATTAAGCACCTTAAGCTCATGAACAGGGAGTTAGACCTTTCTTCTGTTAATGTTATGAAGATCGGGGGAGTTGAAGACATAGGAAATGTAGTCTCCAGACTCAAGCTTGAAAGTGATCCTTCCATTTATATATCCCGATATACTGCAGAGTTTTCAAGGGTTGCCTCAAAGGAAAACTTCATTGATATGATCTTTGGGGTTGATAGACTGTTCACACTTGATGATACGGGGGTCTTAACCTATGAAATTCTTGCTTCAATGAAACAATATAGCACCAGGAAAGATAGACTTGCCTTCTACTTCGTTGAAAAGAAGATTATAGAAAACATACCTACTAATCCCCTTTTAGCATTAGAAGACATAGGAACTTCAGTTCTAATGTTAAATCAGGAAAGGGACATTTTAATAATAAAATTTGTCAAAGATGCATGGTCCATAAAATCAAAAGTAAAGGAGATAAAGATATCAATTGAAGATCTTACTTAG
- a CDS encoding DUF257 family protein — protein MLTFEELLDEIKFGETTILFYPGLSYIREFIILKILNHAKIRNIPVIIDDNLDALSIVSRNLKILGFAEDFQDAYVVKTGGRQNIGKIITRVRLHPDPRVYIQEYSENIQRSLKEHRIERFINIVLGIEDLFRYLNSPHEVYLLVLAIQRFLGDKRRKAFYIVNENSLKVLPPQVYLELMRVATTIIRAVPNFITANLTIIKSLNPGLIGKEISLELEVER, from the coding sequence ATGCTAACGTTTGAAGAACTACTCGACGAGATAAAATTTGGGGAAACTACAATATTATTTTATCCCGGACTATCCTATATAAGGGAGTTTATCATCTTAAAGATCTTAAATCATGCTAAAATAAGGAATATCCCCGTTATAATTGACGATAACCTCGATGCACTGTCGATAGTCTCGAGAAACCTTAAGATTTTGGGATTCGCTGAGGACTTTCAAGATGCATACGTAGTAAAAACAGGGGGAAGACAGAATATAGGAAAAATTATTACAAGGGTTAGACTGCATCCAGACCCTAGAGTTTATATTCAAGAGTACTCAGAGAATATTCAGAGATCTCTTAAGGAACATAGAATCGAGAGGTTCATAAATATAGTACTGGGGATTGAAGATCTTTTCAGATACTTAAATTCTCCCCATGAAGTTTACCTTCTAGTTCTTGCTATTCAACGCTTTTTAGGCGATAAAAGGAGGAAGGCGTTTTATATTGTCAATGAAAACTCATTGAAGGTGTTACCTCCTCAGGTATATCTGGAATTAATGAGGGTGGCTACGACAATCATAAGGGCGGTTCCAAACTTTATAACAGCAAATTTAACGATAATAAAAAGTCTAAACCCAGGATTAATAGGAAAAGAAATAAGTTTAGAGCTGGAGGTAGAAAGATGA